The following coding sequences are from one Triticum dicoccoides isolate Atlit2015 ecotype Zavitan chromosome 4A, WEW_v2.0, whole genome shotgun sequence window:
- the LOC119284670 gene encoding uncharacterized protein LOC119284670 translates to MTFKAVKLLQPAHVDMLWRMCNIDDGLVVQEVSKGSNAEILGIQEGDLIECMNGKCISTTIELENTLMSLCKGPSDSQNGHNAEVCISIGVFHTLKKYRSTRELTANVSDLGEVIARGTRLLF, encoded by the exons ATGACGTTTAAGGCCGTCAAGCTTCTACAGCCTGCTCATGTTGACATGTTATGGCGCATGTGTAACATTGATGACGGTCTTGTTGTTCAGGAG GTGTCTAAAGGATCTAATGCTGAGATACTCGGAATCCAAGAAGGTGATCTTATTGAATGTATGAATGGAAAATGCATTTCTACCACAATTGAG TTGGAAAATACGTTGATGAGCCTATGCAAAGGCCCTTCAGACAGCCAAAATGGCCATAATGCTGAAGTTTGTATTTCT ATTGGGGTGTTTCACACACTCAAAAAATACCGAAGTACCAGAGAGTTGACTGCAAATGTATCAGACCTTGGAGAAGTTATTGCAAGAGGTACACGTCTCCTCTTTTAA
- the LOC119283364 gene encoding uncharacterized protein LOC119283364, with translation MAAYGSTRDGPLEKKRKKVVVWSEEEDVSTPDPFAWVYPGSYYLSAKKMEQARRDEESAPRPVNIPTLDDFKPPTRFHTAQLFSVREFGSQAVLSAAKFLLGVSSSLDGEPLRRCSGFWVDWDEGNKTGLVLTTARLIRTKDAPDNVSSGGEQYAPRADVTVHLLNGTSAKGDLVYYQPHYDIAFLNVEVDQPIKLPSLREKDVKFAEEVFQLGRDNSLYLRITYARAKYMNSTMFERHHNVYFHSLDGHYYDNEYDNGGAVIDLNGKVVGMVNNPERFGSFIPSSILLNCLDSWKKYRRVFPLSSVTVSIVI, from the exons ATGGCGGCTTATGGAAGCACACGAGACGGTCCcttggagaagaagaggaagaaggtggTTGTGTGGAGCGAAGAGGAAGATGTCTCGACGCCTGATCCGTTCGCGTGGGTTTATCCTGGCTCCTACTACTTGTCGGCCAAGAAGATGGAACAGGCCAGACGCGATGAAGAATCAG CTCCCCGCCCTGTGAACATCCCCACGCTCGATGACTTCAAACCCCCCACCAGGTTTCACACTGCCCAGCTCTTCTCCGTCCGTGAATTTGGAAGCCAGGCCGTGCTCTCCGCTGCCAAATTTCTCCTAGGGGTTTCATCCTCTCTTG ATGGTGAACCGCTGAGACGCTGCTCCGGCTTCTGGGTCGATTGGGATGAGGGGAACAAAACCGGCCTTGTTTTGACAACTGCGCGgctcattcgcacaaaggatgctcCTGACAACGTCTCGTCAGGCGGCGAGCAGTATGCCCCTCGTGCTGAT GTCACTGTTCATTTGTTAAATGGCACTAGTGCAAAGGGCGACCTGGTCTACTATCAGCCCCATTACGATATCGCTTTCTTGAATGTTGAGGTGGATCAACCAATCAAGTTACCATCTCTTCGTGAAAAAGATGTAAAATTTGCTGAAGAGGTTTTTCAGCTCGGAAGAGACAATTCCTTATATCTAAGGATAACATATGCTAGGGCAAAGTATATGAATTCAACCATGTTTGAGCGGCACCACAACGTGTACTTCCATTCTCTAGATGGCCATTACTATGATAATGAG TATGACAACGGGGGGGCAGTTATTGACTTGAATGGAAAAGTTGTCGGAATGGTCAACAACCCCGAGAGATTTGGGTCTTTTATACCATCTTCCATTTTGCTCAATTGTTTGGATTCGTGGAAGAAATATAGGCGCGTTTTTCCTCTCAGCTCTGTAACAGTATCTATTGTTATTTGA